A genomic window from Cytophagia bacterium CHB2 includes:
- a CDS encoding M23 family metallopeptidase — translation MMKKKRQRLISILLIPDDNAEPYSFRLSWTKAKLFMVVAGILTLHLIGGAIGYYQFFKVSNENAELERSNTRLLDDNKRVYRLSAQLEAMDRDQGKIMSLLGVDNHTTSRSTLNASILPNVAAASEASSDDETLPPAVTTANEIESTGRLLVPNVKESSKYPENMPTLLPAQGLLSEAFSQDWNFPLQAHTGIDIAGKRGSVVVAAGSGFVVFAGWHKDLGNLVIIHHGDDLFSYYGHNDRLLVREKRYVKRGDPIALLGSTGRSSGPHLHFEISQAGRSIDPRAYVLTLRTNDAH, via the coding sequence ATGATGAAGAAAAAACGCCAGCGTCTTATTTCCATTTTGCTGATTCCCGACGATAATGCTGAACCGTACAGTTTTCGCTTGAGTTGGACGAAAGCCAAGCTGTTCATGGTCGTCGCAGGCATTTTGACGCTTCATCTGATTGGCGGCGCGATTGGCTATTATCAGTTCTTTAAAGTCAGCAATGAAAACGCCGAGCTTGAACGTTCGAACACCCGCTTGCTCGATGACAATAAGCGCGTTTATCGGCTGTCTGCTCAACTCGAAGCCATGGATCGTGATCAGGGCAAAATCATGAGCCTGCTGGGCGTCGATAACCACACCACCAGCCGCTCGACATTGAATGCGTCGATTCTGCCGAATGTCGCAGCCGCATCAGAAGCTTCTTCGGATGATGAAACGCTGCCGCCTGCGGTTACGACGGCCAATGAAATCGAGAGTACCGGCCGGCTGTTAGTGCCGAATGTGAAAGAAAGCAGCAAATATCCCGAAAATATGCCGACCCTGCTGCCTGCGCAAGGTTTGTTGAGTGAAGCGTTTTCACAGGATTGGAACTTTCCGCTGCAAGCGCACACCGGAATTGACATTGCCGGCAAACGGGGATCCGTGGTGGTTGCGGCGGGAAGCGGTTTCGTTGTTTTCGCAGGCTGGCACAAGGATTTGGGAAATTTGGTGATCATTCATCACGGGGATGATTTGTTCTCATATTACGGTCACAATGACCGCCTGCTCGTGCGTGAAAAAAGATATGTCAAGCGCGGCGATCCCATCGCGCTGCTGGGCAGCACCGGACGAAGCTCCGGGCCGCATTTGCATTTTGAAATTTCGCAAGCGGGCAGGTCGATCGACCCCCGCGCCTATGTTTTGACCTTGCGCACCAATGACGCTCACTAG
- the atpH gene encoding ATP synthase F1 subunit delta: protein MKEGILAQRYAKALFALALERNQLEPLRRELYEFVTTVEENRELSQFLRSPENSRAEKRAAIAQVFQSRCSPVMYNFLLLLAEKGRVGAYREIHQAFQKLHDKHSRKVKALAISAVPMAQPELDALKKDLTNALQMNFEIENRVNPEILGGLILDLDGKILDGSVRLQLERLRAAMYSRRN, encoded by the coding sequence ATGAAAGAAGGCATTCTCGCGCAACGTTACGCCAAGGCGCTGTTCGCCCTCGCGCTGGAGCGCAACCAACTCGAACCGTTGCGGCGTGAGTTGTATGAGTTCGTTACCACCGTGGAAGAGAACCGGGAATTGAGCCAATTCCTGCGCTCGCCGGAAAACAGCCGCGCCGAAAAACGCGCTGCCATTGCGCAGGTGTTTCAGTCGCGCTGTTCGCCGGTGATGTATAATTTTCTGCTCTTGCTGGCGGAAAAGGGGCGCGTCGGCGCCTATCGTGAAATTCATCAGGCGTTTCAGAAACTCCACGACAAGCATAGCCGCAAAGTGAAGGCCCTGGCAATTTCGGCGGTGCCGATGGCACAACCGGAGTTGGATGCGCTCAAAAAAGATCTGACGAACGCCCTGCAGATGAATTTCGAGATTGAAAACCGCGTCAATCCTGAAATACTCGGCGGCTTGATTCTCGATCTCGACGGCAAGATTCTCGACGGCTCGGTGCGCCTGCAATTGGAGCGGTTGCGCGCCGCCATGTACAGCAGGCGGAATTAG
- the atpF gene encoding F0F1 ATP synthase subunit B produces MLKLEPGLIIWTIIIFSILVLLLRWKAWNPIVAAIDERTRRIKDSLDRAEEAQKNAERMRLEYDQMIAKARQEAQDLIAKSRKSAETARDEIVQKAQAEAEAMAQRAKRDISLEREKALEEIKRTAGELSVNIAAKIIGKSLNAKDHQDLVRQALQEIRPLVGEPN; encoded by the coding sequence ATGTTAAAGCTAGAACCAGGCCTTATTATTTGGACGATCATTATTTTCAGCATTCTGGTGTTGTTGCTGCGCTGGAAGGCATGGAACCCGATCGTCGCCGCAATTGACGAACGCACACGCCGGATCAAAGATTCGCTCGACCGCGCTGAAGAAGCGCAGAAGAATGCCGAGCGCATGCGGCTGGAGTACGATCAGATGATCGCAAAAGCCCGGCAGGAGGCGCAGGACTTGATCGCCAAAAGCCGGAAATCCGCGGAAACCGCACGCGATGAAATCGTGCAAAAAGCGCAGGCCGAAGCCGAAGCCATGGCGCAGCGCGCCAAACGCGACATCTCGCTGGAGCGTGAAAAAGCGTTGGAGGAAATCAAGCGCACCGCGGGCGAGCTTTCCGTAAATATTGCAGCGAAGATCATCGGCAAATCGCTGAACGCCAAAGATCATCAAGATCTCGTGCGCCAGGCGTTGCAGGAAATTCGTCCGCTCGTGGGCGAGCCGAATTAA
- a CDS encoding AtpZ/AtpI family protein, whose translation MAKPDPKDFLRGIQTAVPYLDLGLRFALAVALGALGGYWLDLKLSSSPIGLLIGVIFGATAGFINLYQNVMRLTKAEDRARREQGKGTHKSSA comes from the coding sequence ATGGCAAAGCCAGACCCCAAAGATTTTCTCCGGGGTATTCAAACGGCCGTTCCGTATCTTGACCTCGGCCTGCGTTTTGCCCTCGCAGTGGCGCTAGGCGCGCTGGGCGGATATTGGCTGGATCTCAAATTGTCGAGTTCGCCCATCGGCTTGCTTATCGGTGTGATTTTTGGCGCCACCGCGGGCTTTATTAATTTGTACCAAAATGTGATGCGTTTAACCAAAGCGGAAGACCGGGCCAGGCGGGAGCAGGGCAAGGGAACGCACAAGTCTTCGGCTTGA
- a CDS encoding polymer-forming cytoskeletal protein, whose product MMLGKKEMEDFDKGGDLNTIIGKGSIVEGSIKVQSSLRIDGRVKGDITATDSLVNAIVGGRIKGKVFASGKVVLEAKSSFNGEVKASKLVIDEGAVFDGVCSMSDDSKVLALPESADGRPRMSNANRPGRPEMNITHQ is encoded by the coding sequence ATGATGTTAGGAAAAAAAGAAATGGAAGACTTTGATAAGGGCGGAGACCTGAACACCATTATCGGCAAAGGCTCCATCGTCGAAGGCTCGATCAAAGTACAAAGCAGTTTGCGTATTGACGGGCGGGTCAAGGGTGATATAACCGCCACCGATTCGCTCGTGAATGCCATTGTGGGCGGACGCATCAAAGGCAAAGTTTTCGCCAGCGGCAAAGTCGTGCTGGAAGCAAAATCGTCTTTCAACGGTGAAGTGAAGGCTTCAAAACTGGTGATTGATGAAGGCGCTGTTTTCGATGGCGTCTGCTCGATGAGCGACGACTCCAAAGTGCTGGCGCTGCCGGAAAGCGCCGACGGACGCCCGCGCATGTCGAATGCGAATCGTCCGGGCCGCCCGGAAATGAATATTACGCATCAATAA
- a CDS encoding ATP synthase F0 subunit C: MGEFGMAHLAAGIGAGIVAMSAGFGIGKIASAAMEAIGRQPEAAADVRGSMIIAAALIEGVALFGEVICFLLAGK; the protein is encoded by the coding sequence ATGGGTGAATTCGGTATGGCACATTTGGCCGCCGGCATTGGCGCCGGCATTGTAGCAATGAGTGCAGGTTTTGGCATTGGTAAAATAGCAAGCGCCGCCATGGAAGCGATTGGCCGCCAGCCGGAAGCGGCGGCTGACGTGCGCGGTTCGATGATTATCGCCGCCGCCCTTATCGAAGGCGTCGCGCTGTTCGGCGAAGTGATCTGCTTTTTGCTTGCCGGCAAATAA
- the atpB gene encoding F0F1 ATP synthase subunit A — translation MTPLLISSILALFTLAGDTPQEPSTPEAPHAAATHAPQHEEAHHPEEESIGQFILHHIGDDNKLDFHPIGEIHLPRFELFGIDLSITKHVFMMMFVALILFIALSAAARRNRPGSVPTGFAAMIDAVVEFIYREIAIPNMGAKLAATYMPYLCTAFFFILTCNLIGLVPFAATATGNVSVTAALASLTFVLTQFASIRAHGLGGYLKHLTGGVHPLMWIVMVPVEILGLFTKPFALCIRLFANMTAGHVVILALINLIFIFSKNGENFWAGLSIAPVSVAFSLFVNLLEILVAFLQAYIFTLLSALFIGFAAAHSEHHEEEAHPAQAGHPH, via the coding sequence ATGACGCCGCTGCTGATTAGCTCCATTCTCGCACTGTTCACCCTGGCCGGCGACACGCCGCAAGAACCTTCCACCCCCGAAGCGCCGCACGCGGCCGCGACTCACGCACCGCAGCACGAAGAGGCGCATCACCCTGAAGAGGAAAGCATCGGCCAGTTTATTCTTCATCACATCGGTGACGATAATAAACTGGATTTCCACCCGATCGGCGAAATTCACCTGCCGCGTTTCGAATTGTTCGGCATCGATCTTTCGATCACGAAGCATGTCTTCATGATGATGTTTGTCGCGCTGATTCTGTTTATCGCGCTCTCCGCAGCAGCTCGCCGCAACCGCCCGGGCAGCGTTCCCACCGGTTTTGCCGCCATGATTGACGCGGTTGTCGAGTTCATTTACCGCGAGATTGCCATCCCCAACATGGGCGCGAAGCTTGCCGCGACGTACATGCCCTATCTCTGCACCGCTTTCTTCTTTATTTTAACGTGTAACTTGATCGGCCTCGTGCCGTTTGCCGCCACCGCCACGGGCAATGTGAGCGTGACGGCGGCGCTGGCCTCTCTGACGTTTGTTCTCACCCAGTTTGCCAGCATTCGCGCCCACGGTTTGGGCGGTTATTTGAAGCATCTCACCGGGGGCGTGCATCCGCTCATGTGGATCGTCATGGTGCCGGTCGAGATTCTCGGGTTGTTCACCAAGCCCTTTGCGCTCTGCATCCGACTTTTTGCGAACATGACGGCCGGTCACGTCGTCATCCTGGCATTGATCAATCTCATTTTCATCTTCAGCAAGAACGGCGAGAATTTTTGGGCAGGCCTCAGTATTGCGCCGGTGTCGGTTGCCTTCAGTTTATTCGTCAATCTTTTGGAAATACTTGTCGCCTTTCTGCAAGCGTACATCTTTACGCTGTTGTCGGCGCTGTTTATTGGTTTTGCGGCTGCTCATTCAGAGCACCATGAGGAGGAGGCCCATCCCGCCCAGGCGGGACATCCGCACTGA